The Prunus persica cultivar Lovell chromosome G7, Prunus_persica_NCBIv2, whole genome shotgun sequence genome has a segment encoding these proteins:
- the LOC18771500 gene encoding uncharacterized protein LOC18771500 isoform X2, producing the protein MLCRLFSAADSDDISTAIQFITEARPWTTLMGVGWGYGANMLTKYLAEVGESTPLTAATCIDNPFDLEEATRSSPHQMAIDQQLTGGLIDILSSNKELFQGKAKGFDVEQALSASSVRDFEKAISMVSYGFEAIEDFYSKSSTRGVVGNVKIPVLFIQKDDGSAPLFSVPRSLIAENPFTSLLLCSYLPSTSSVIDGGRFALSWCQHVMIEWLTAVELGLLKGRHPLLKDVDLPINPSEELALVEGRGSNKNGKFAKQLDLTQSDFLNGYTAEPINNMPVESDTAASFWLRSKKNSSRKSEVGHKVLPDVENGALDQTESDDPELVNKEEVNPVDGERGQVLQTAQIVMNMLDVTMPDTLTEEKKKKVLTAVDQGDTLMKALQDAVPEDVRGKLTAAVSGVVQTQGTNLKFDELLGITQIPDMSSGLKSKVQDKFTGISSSEGLNQDNHSSDQLKKDDDLVDSSLNNLPDMNKPPEGLQSEYHPSDGSQQNLNPDQSQPFSSNGSDVSGSVSNDVSESGNNDDESSQEKAPEYPGDKGSEPDTKTNSSSQAEIVGGSDEAIVEEPRDQDGIVDQVDTKEEEGNDNQKMDDNKNMKPVMDQSNTFSVSEALDAFTGIDDSTQLAVNNVFGVIENMISQLEESSEHEKEVRKIDSVSGSESAKDQLDDDSSLEDSEASKTDQNEQLDRLSNISVSDHPEIDMDLQSDAPNGWVEKPNQSPMSVNGDCMNISQGSDAVNSGVEDKNGKKDQLVGINLLAGNLDKLNHVKSTPLCITPVPTGAHIDLLSKLPTKPLDLDSTASLLLDYIPEEGQWKLLEPPGHVGSSVGNDATHREVDEKVHAHSPAKVNDKVIEPSYVILDTEKYQEPVKEYETVENMEERIEISEEKVQDFIQFVKNIILNTLKVEVGRRLSAAGMKKMEPYLARDVEQVANAVSFCVGPDAPILEVKYHSIDNISEKFGTLHGENVVRAISSAVEGTSFLRRVLPVGVIVGSSLAALRKHFVVVTEHDRGQTEVLTLSQAKISGEKDLGKASGAEIHHTPVDKSDQNARLDSSVNRKGERTGLKNINNTVMVGAVTAALGASALFVENQDSYKGDENSECSSNSLMEGNGQRKPDKLEQALSEKNQNNIVTSLAEKAMSVAAPVVPTKEDGGVDQERLVAMLADLGQKGGMLKLVGKIALLWGGLRGAMSLTDKLIQFLHIADRPLIQRIFGFVGMVLVLWSPVVVPLLPTFLQSWATNTSSRIAELACIIGLYTAFMILVIIWGKRIRGYENPLQKYGLDLTSLPKLCDFLKGLIGGVMLVLSIQSVNALLGCVNLAWPSTLSSLDAMTRIKVYGQVLRLVGQGILTATGVALVEELLFRSWLPQEIAADLGYHQGIIISGLAFSLFQRSPRSIPGLWLLSLSLSGARQRNQGSLSIPIGFRAGIMASSFILQKGGFLTYQASFPHWIMGTHPFQPFSGLTGFAFSLFLALIVYPRQPLNRTDLRRRIEELKEQYAGI; encoded by the exons ATGTTATGTAGGTTATTTTCAGCAGCTGACAGCGATGATATCTCCACTGCTATACAGTTCATCACGGAGGCGAGGCCGTGGACCACGTTGATGGGTGTTGGCTGGGGCTATGGTGCTAATATGTTGACAAAGTACCTGGCAGAAGTTGGGGAGAGCACGCCACTTACAGCCGCCACCTGCATTGACAATCCTTTTGACTTAGAGGAGGCCACTAGGTCCTCTCCTCATCAGATGGCTATTGATCAGCAGCTCACTGGTGGACTCATAGATATTCTGAGTTCTAACAAG GAACTGTTTCAAGGAAAAGCAAAAGGGTTTGATGTGGAACAAGCTCTTTCAGCGAGTTCTGTTCGTGATTTTGAAAAAGCAATCTCCATGGTATCTTATGGTTTTGAGGCCATTGAagatttttattcaaaatcaaGTACAAGAGGTGTGGTTGGGAATGTGAAGATTCCCGTTCTATTTATACAG AAAGACGATGGGTCAGCGCCACTCTTCTCAGTTCCACGCAGTTTGATAGCAGAAAATCCATTTACAAGCCTACTTTTGTGTTCTTATTTGCCATCTACATCTAGTGTTATTGATGGTGGTAGATTTGCTCTATCTTGGTGCCAGCATGTAATGATTGAG TGGCTTACAGCAGTGGAGCTTGGACTTTTGAAGGGTCGTCACCCTCTTCTTAAAGATGTGGACTTACCCATCAACCCTTCAGAAGAATTAGCTCTTGTGGAAGGCAGAGGGTCCAACAAGAATGGCAAGTTTGCCAAGCAGTTGGATCTTACCCAGTCAGATTTTTTAAACGGATATACTGCAGAACCTATAAACAATATGCCTGTTGAAAGTGATACTGCTGCTAGCTTCTGGTTAAGAtccaaaaaaaactcatcgAGAAAGTCAGAGGTTGGACACAAAGTGTTGCCAGATGTGGAAAATGGTGCCCTGGATCAGACTGAATCTGATGACCCAGAATTGGTCAACAAGGAGGAAGTCAATCCTGTTGATGGTGAAAGAGGTCAAGTGTTACAGACAGCACAAATTGTTATGAACATGCTAGATGTAACCATGCCTGATACTCtaacagaagaaaagaagaagaag GTATTAACAGCGGTTGATCAAGGAGACACACTAATGAAAGCTTTGCAAGATGCAGTGCCAGAAGATGTTCGTGGCAAGCTAACAGCTGCTGTATCTGGAGTTGTACAGACCCAAGGTACAAACCTAAAGTTTGATGAACTCCTGGGTATTACCCAGATTCCCGATATGTCTTCAGGTCTAAAGTCAAAGGTCCAAGACAAGTTCACGGGAATATCAAGTTCAGAAGGTTTAAATCAAGACAATCATTCTTCGGATCAGTTAAAAAAGGATGACGATCTGGTAGATAGCTCACTTAACAATCTTCCTGATATGAACAAGCCTCCAGAGGGACTACAATCAGAGTATCATCCCTCAGATGGATCACAACAGAATTTAAATCCAGATCAGTCCCAACCATTCAGCAGTAATGGAAGTGATGTTTCTGGTTCTGTCAGCAACGACGTTAGTGAATCAGGAAATAATGACGATGAGTCTTCCCAAGAAAAGGCTCCTGAATATCCTGGCGATAAGGGGTCAGAACCAGACACAAAAACTAACAGTTCCAGCCAGGCTGAAATTGTTGGTGGTTCTGATGAAGCAATTGTTGAGGAGCCGAGAGACCAAGATGGTATAGTAGATCAAGTAGACacaaaggaagaggaaggtAATGATAATCAAAAGATGGATGATAATAAGAATATGAAGCCTGTGATGGATCAAAGTAATACCTTTAGTGTTTCTGAGGCACTGGATGCATTTACAGGGATAGATGATTCCACCCAATTGGCAGTCAACAATGTTTTTGGTGTTATTGAAAATATGATATCTCAATTGGAGGAGAGTTCAGAACATGAAAAAGAAGTAAGGAAAATTGACTCTGTATCAGGGTCTGAATCTGCAAAGGACCAACTCGATGATGACAGTAGTCTAGAAGATTCAGAAGCCAGTAAGACTGACCAAAATGAACAGCTGGATAGGTTAAGCAATATCTCTGTATCTGATCACCCTGAGATTGATATGGATTTGCAATCTGATGCACCAAATGGATGGGTAGAGAAGCCTAATCAAAGCCCCATGTCAGTTAATGGGGATTGTATGAACATTTCTCAGGGAAGTGATGCAGTTAACAGTGGAGTTGAGgataaaaatggaaagaaggaTCAATTGGTTGGTATCAATCTTCTTGCTGGAAATTTAGACAAACTTAATCATGTAAAGAGCACTCCGCTCTGCATAACTCCAGTTCCAACTGGGGCCCATATTGATCTTCTTTCAAAGTTACCTACCAAACCACTAGATTTAGATTCAACTGCCTCTCTATTGCTGGACTATATTCCAGAAGAAGGTCAGTGGAAGCTCTTAGAACCACCAGGACATGTCGGAAGTTCTGTTGGTAATGATGCGACTCATAGGGAAGTTGATGAAAAGGTTCACGCCCATTCACCTGCAAAGGTAAATGATAAAGTTATTGAACCATCATATGTAATATTAGATACAGAGAAGTATCAGGAACCAGTAAAAGAATATGAAACAGTGGAAAATATGGAGGAGAGAATTGAAATTAGTGAAGAAAAAGTACAGGATTTCATTCAATTCgtgaaaaatattatattgaaTACTTTGAAGGTTGAAGTGGGTCGCAGACTAAGTGCAGCTGGCATGAAAAAGATGGAACCCTATCTTGCCAGAGATGTGGAACAAGTGGCAAATGCAGTATCGTTTTGTGTTGGACCCGATGCTCCCATTTTGGAAGTTAAATACCATAGTATTGACAACATCTCAGAAAAATTTGGTACTCTTCATGGTGAGAATGTGGTTAGAGCTATATCATCCGCCGTTGAGGGCACTAGCTTCTTGAGAAGAGTACTGCCAGTTGGTGTTATAGTAGGCTCGAGTTTAGCTGCGCTGAGAAAACATTTTGTTGTCGTCACAGAGCATGACCGTGGCCAAACAGAAGTTCTGACACTTAGTCAAGCCAAAATATCTGGAGAAAAAGATCTGGGCAAGGCTAGTGGTGCAGAGATTCACCACACGCCTGTTGATAAATCTGATCAAAATGCTAGGTTGGATAGTTCAGTTAACAGGAAAGGGGAGAGGACTgggttgaagaatataaacaACACTGTTATGGTTGGTGCTGTTACAGCTGCCCTTGGGGCATCTGCGTTATTTGTGGAGAACCAG GATTCATACAAAGGCGATGAAAATTCCGAGTGTTCGTCCAACTCCTTGATGGAAGGTAATGGCCAGAGGAAGCCTGACAAGCTTGAGCAGGCACTATctgaaaaaaaccaaaataacatAGTCACAAGCCTTGCTGAGAAAGCCATGTCAGTTGCTGCTCCCGTGGTACCTACCAAGGAAGATGGTGGAGTGGATCAAGAAAG ATTGGTCGCAATGTTGGCAGATTTAGGACAAAAGGGTGGGATGTTGAAGCTAGTTGGCAAAATTGCATTGCTTTGGGGTGGTTTACGTGGTGCGATGAGTTTGACTGACAAGCTTATCCAATTTCTTCATATAGCTGATCGTCCCTTAATCCAGAG gatttttgggtttgttggtATGGTGCTTGTTTTATGGTCACCAGTTGTTGTTCCACTACTTCCCACATTTCTACAAAGCTGGGCAACAAATACATCCTCTAGAATTGCTGAACTTGCTTGCATTATTGGCCTCTATACGGCTTTTATGATACTTGTTATTATATGGGGCAAAAGAATACGCGGATATGAAAATCCCCTACAGAAATATGGGCTAGATTTAACGTCATTGCCAAAG TTATGTGATTTTTTGAAGGGCTTGATTGGTGGAGTCATGCTTGTGTTATCAATACAATCTGTAAATGCATTACTTGGCTGTGTGAATCTCGCTTGGCCCTCTACTCTATCTTCTTTGGATGCCATGACACGGATCAAAGTTTATGGGCAAGTGCTTAGGCTGGTTGGTCAAGGAATTTTAACAGCAACTGGTGTTGCTCTTGTGGAAGAATTGCTTTTCAGGTCATGGTTGCCCCAAGAAATTGCTGCAGATCTTGGATATCATCAAGGAATAATTATATCAGGACTTGCATTCTCTTTATTCCAGAG GTCTCCACGATCAATCCCAGGACTTTGGCTTCTATCTCTGAGTTTATCAGGTGCTCGACAAAGAAACCAAGGGAGCCTTTCCATTCCAATCGGGTTTCGTGCAGGAATTATGGCTTCAAGTTTCATCTTACAGAAGGGTGGCTTTCTGACCTACCAGGCTAGCTTTCCTCATTGGATTATGGGGACGCACCCATTCCAACCATTTAGCGGTCTAACTGGTTTTGCATTCTCCTTATTTTTAGCACTAATTGTGTACCCGAGGCAGCCTCTGAATAGAACAGATTTGAGAAGGAGAATTGAAGAATTAAAAGAACAGTACGCTGGTATATAG